In Anabas testudineus chromosome 12, fAnaTes1.2, whole genome shotgun sequence, the genomic stretch atactactactacaactactactactactactactactaataataataataataataattagtattattattatactttcattctagttttttctttttttttttactcgcTGCCATCATGACCAGTGATTGTTTTCAGTATTAGTTTACTTAGCAGTTTAAAGGACATACTTCAGGGACAAAACAAGTAACAACAGGTGGACTAATTGTAGTTTAAAACATGCCCTTTCAGCACAGTGCAACTCATGCAATACAGCAGCAGTTGTGTTTTACTTGCTGTGATTAAAAAactctttaattatttaaaatcaaaattttTGGCACTTTCTATGTAATTGTTTGCTGTGCTAGGTACTTTTTAAACGTCTTAGTAGAGAAAACAGTCATATTgtataataatattgtaattAACTTTAGCCCTTTTTATCTTGTCACCTAATATGAACTACTTACTTTGGGCAGTAAGCTCTTGTAGTTGACCTAGTTttgagtttttgtgttttctttgaacAATGTGGCAGACTTAGTCTttgttgataataataatagggATTTAGAAGCAAGGGGGTAATACAATTTAACAAAAGTCTTGCGACTAAAATGAGATCTCCtatgaaatgcattttaatcagTAGACCATCAAGACAACCCTATTAGTGCAGTTTGAGAGTCCGCTGCCACCTGCCACCTTTTTGATCAGTTCAGCAGTTTGCAGATAATTTTCGTTTCTCATGTGTTAATTGCGTAACCAGATGTTATTCATCTTATCATTCACTCACATAATTTCAAACCTCCCTCCTTCTGTGCAGCTGTGGGACACAGAACGACCAGATGGTACCATCTCACTGGTGCACACCTCCAGTATGCGGCAGTTCAACTGGGGCTATACCCAGTTCTCCCAGTTCAATGCAGACGACAGTCTGCTGCTGGTGTCTGGTGTTTACCTGGGTCCACATCACTCCTCTTCTGGAGAAATCGCTGTGATCAGTCTTGGTAGGATCAAAATGTGTCTATTATGAATGATAGAAATTAAGGTGACATGGTTTgacttttattctgtttttcaaataaatgtgaaaaacagcaTGTGGGAGTGAGTGTTGTGTCTCACTTACTGTCTGACACAAAATACAGTGATAATGGTCTTATAATTAAAGTGTGTCACgatcattaattattttatttctgtaataaGAATGCAGTGTATACCAGACATGTGTTAGGAGGGCTCACaattttatatgtgtatattcaCTAcattatcaataaaaaaaacactgctgaaataCAATGTTATATTCAGCATCACAAAGTCATAATTGTTTATTACAAGTGCATGaattgttgtgtgtttattgcaACTACAAACAGCTATAGATTAGCCTCAAAATCAACTGACAGGAAGAACAATCACAGTAAGATACAGCTCAGTTTCATAGCAACGTATATTttaacagagctgctgttgactCTCTCTTCCCTGTTTCTATTTGCCATCACAGAAAATTACTCACTTTTGTCACGAGTTAGGAATAAGCCATACgatgtgtttggctgctggcTGAATGAGACCCACCTGATCTCTGGAAACCTGCACTGGATAGGCAACATGACatcctgctctgtgctctggCTTAATAAAGCCTTTCAGGTGAGCCCCAGTACAGTAGCCAAAGCTCATCAGGCTTGTCAGTAAAAATCTTCTTCATCAAGTGCAGATTTAAAACCTACGGAAAAATATCTTTGGCTTGTTTTCTGGGATGAGCAACTTTCTTTATAGTTTTGTTAAGTATTTAGATCCTTTACGTGTGTTTACTTACTTGAGCTACTTATTAAAAACCTTAATTAACTTcagataaatagaaatgtgcaaaacaaattGTAATGGAGCAGAATTATCAAGGGCCATCGGCAGATTTATATTTCACATGTGTgcttatgtacagtacagaaagTGATGAAGAATTTGGATAATTAAGAAAtaattgcttttctttttatccaATAGGATATTGAATCAGAGAACGTCAACGTCGTAAAGCGCCTTTTCAAGATTCAGAACATTAATGCCAGCACCATCCGCACCGTCATGGTGGCCCACTGCCGTCGTCATGACAACCCGGACTTGCTCCTTGACTACGAGGCCCAGTCTCTGGCTCAAAGGCAAAAAGGACAGCGCCACCACCAGCCGCTCCTCTTTGACCTGGGAACCTCTGgcagtgaggaagaagaagaggtagaggaagaagaggaagaccAGTATCAGAAGGAGGCAAGGTATCATGGACGTCCCACTGCCCGCATCCCGCAGCCCACCATCTCTGGTCTGGATCATGTTATACAGGTGAGTTAGGTGTGACACTCTGgcttttttaatcttttttaagtgatattgtttttcattttgtctcgttcttctgcttttcttcttcaatGTTAGAGTCGTAAAAATGTTGACTCCAGAGAGCTGGAGATCGAGACCCAAGTGGCCCAGATGATGGGCAGAGCCCACACAAAAGCGCCTGACTGTAGCCTCATTGAGCCTTCTGAGAGCAAGGAGGGAGAAGACAAGACTTACTTACTCTTCACCACAGGCAGCCTTACCTATTCCCCTCACCAGATTGGTATGATTGTTTCACAGCTCTGGCATCAAATCCAAACCTATACTGCAGCAAATGTATGAAACTACAAATAAGAAACAAGTAATATGACACAACGCCATGATACTTCACCTCTTACCGAACTTTCCTTCCCAGGTATTAAACTAATCAAGCCCGACCAGATGACAACGTCTGGTCCTGTCCTAGGTGAAGAGCGAAGTTCAGATGAGTTTTTTGATTCTCTGGATCATGTCATTGATATTCATGGACACATCATTGGTATGGGCCTTTCTCCAGACCATAGGTAAGCTAATCGATACTAAATTCAGCATGCTGTAAtagcttaattaaaaaatatgtaacCATTGGCTGCAGGATCATTCAAATAAGTGTTTCCTGTAGCTTTAGATCAGACATATGTAATGTTCAGAAGGGGAATTTGGACCTGTCTTGCTACAGAAGTGCTTCCTCTATATTTTCAGGATGTTTGGTGTGAACAGATCTTTTGCGATCAACATCTCTGTTATGTTAAGGTCTTGATAAATATATTATTCATGATTGATGAATAATTGCGCTGAATGTTTTGAACCATATTCAATGCTGCATGCTTTTACCAAACAATGTTATTTCTTATCAGTCCATAAGACATTTTTCAGTAGTGTTGTAAACAGTCCTCTTTAGCAAATCTCAGGGTTTTGTTTGGAGAGTAGAGGGTTCCTCCATGGTGTTGATGGAATTAACTTAGCTGTCAATCCAGTTCTGGAAGTTTAGCCACAGAACTAAATCTTCTCCATTTATGGACAAGTTATCAAACAGTGCTCCTTCGAAAAGCCCAGTAAGATTACTTTGAAACATTTTGCAGCTTTAGCAGCACTTTCTGTTTCAATGTGACAGTGCAAGAAACTTGAATGACCTGTACGGCACATTGACCTTAACCTCATCAACACATTTGGGAGATGAACGATGATTGTGCAAATCTATGCAGCCAGATACCAAAGTGGTGTGGAGAGCTTTACCAGAAGAGTGGAGATTGTTGTAGAACAAAAATAATCCCTGCTGTCTTTGTCATGATGACCTGCTATGACAAATCTGGCGTAGTTTacatctgtctgtgttcttTTGGGCATGTAATGTAGAATCATACCATGGTTTCATCATATATTCAGAACTTAAACGgtcttataaataaataaaggttgatACTGACTCGGCACTGGTTATGTTGAGTTTTTACATCATGTACTTTATGAACTTTATAAGTTAGAAATTCTTTTATAACGCTGCTTTCCTCATCGATCAGATACCTTTATGTGAACAGCCGGGCTTGGCCAGCTGGATGTGTCATCTCTGACCCGATGTCACCGCCTCCTATTGCTGAGGAGATAGACCTGCATGTCATCGATCTGAAGAATttgagggaggaaaggaggagtCTTCGTGCTCACCGAGCCTTCACACCTAACGACGAGTGCTTCTTTATTTTCCTAGATGTCAGCAGAGACTTCGTTGCCAGGTGAGTGACGGAGTTCCTACTATTCCAGAACTATTTTATCTCAGACGCAGCTTTTTCACACCATCAGTTTGCTTAATTTTGAAATTAAGTGGTGATGTGATGAATAAGAAAGTGATACTGAAACGGCACCGAGTGTAAACAGAGCTGTAACGTTTCAGTATGAATTGTCTCATAGTTTTACATAATGTTAAGTGTGAAAGCCCCTACGTTTACATGTTGTGAGTGAAGAGATGCACGTGCAATATTCAATTTTGAGTTTCATTTAGAGGTTTTGCATACTTTCGGTCTGGTCTTATCAGCTACAATTTTGTCTTCTTATGTCTGCCAATAATGACACATTACAGGATACATGATACGTTTCTCAAGATTTCAAGCCCAAACCATAACccaaaaaatagaaataattcaaaataatacaatacaacatGGCTTGTATATTAGCTTTATTCGTTGCGAGAGTTCTTCGGACCTCTGAAGCCTCTGAACTGAATGTACTGAGTGTGTAAGCTTGTCGTTGTCGGTCTCTGATCTGATACTCAACAATTAGCACATAGGTATACAAAAAATATGAAAGCATAAATGCAGTCATCTTATTCCACGTTTGCAAATGTGactattattttttctttttcatattttaaagtaaagggGAAACCTTTCAACCTTTCGGTTTTAAACGtaagtcagacaaaacaagcagtTTTTAAAGACATTACTTTAGGTTGTGGAGCTTGTGCTGTCACATTGTTTATATAGCAAGACAATAATCAGcttgttatttaataattaaatcatcTTTTGTAGCTCTAGTAAAGACAGACCGAAGCTTGACTTTGACAGCAATGATGAAATGATTTTGTTATGacggttttatttatttatctcttcTACCTGTAGTGGAGCGGAGGACAAGCATGGTTACATCTGGGACCGACACTACAACATCTGTCTAGCACGTCTGGCACATGATGACGTGGTGAACTCGGTGGCATTCAGCCCCGCTGACCAggagctgctgctctctgctagTGATGACTCTACTATTAAAGTGTGGCGTTCACCGCGCATGGTCCGTCTAGCGCAGGCCCCAGCCCGGCCGTCCAGGCCTCGCAACCTCCTGCCATCCTGGCTGAGCCGCAACAAAAACTCTACATCTGCCGGCAGTGTCTGTGGAAAACTATGAGGTTGGAAAAACCCTTAGAGTGAGAGGGAGTGGGACGGGGAAAGTTTGATCGGTTTCCTCTGTGGTGTGAATATATATGCACTCCATGTATATGTATAGTGTGGTTACAGGCAGTGATTTTGCTTGAGTTGTTGGTGTTGTGACCCACAGTAGTGCTCTGCGTCTGGAGGGGACTGTAGACGAGAGTCAGGGTTACACACAAGGGGGCGCTGTTTCACAAGCAAAGGGCTGAAATGAGCACCACTCTGTGGTATCACAGATAGATAGTGTAGAGCTGACACCTACATGCACAAGACGGCTGTCCAAACCTGTTCCTTAACTCAtggtttttgtctgattttatcTGTAATGTTAGGTTAGGGAGGTCGTACACAGGACTCTTGGACCTGAGCTGTAAATGACTGTaaatgtgctgcagagatgatACTGGTTGTGGCATCCTGCTCATCAAAGGCAAAGTGCTGTGACTGAAaatcattactttttttttttttttttttttatcacgtCACTAGTATAACCCAGTATAAAtcctgttttcacatttcataaaaCCAAAAGGGAAGAGGTCATAAACCTGCATTTCCTGCAGTCTGCCTTGGTTTTTATTGACGTCCTGTCCCACTAATTGTGTGCCCCGGAAATGATTCATCACTGTTTTGTGAAATGTAGAATACCTGAGTAATTCAGTGCTGAAGCTTGTGAGAAACAATTGGCGTGATGCAGGactgcaaacaaaaataatttgtgtgtgtaattgttaTTGGGCCTAtgatttagaaatgtatttaaacaccTACATTCACTAATAGAACAAACCATCACCCTTTATTTCTGTCTAAAATCTGTCTGACACAGCAGGACGACTCTCAAAAACATGGATATCTGGGACTTTTGTGCTCAAAAAAGTTTTGTTCTTTACTTAAAATGACATGGGCAGAAGATTTGTTTTACCTTAATGCACAAATTCCCTTTATACAGAAAGGAATATTTGGATATACACACAACATAGAGCCCTCCAGAATCTACTGCTATTTATTGGTCATTTTAGTGCATTGATATCCCGCATTGATACATTAGACCTACTGAACAAGAGATGTTACACTACAAACTTAAATAAGGATAAATATTGaaggaaataataattatgttaaaTGGGcactttaaactaaattcactAATTTAACctttgaggggaaaaaacattGCCTAAATTGGCCCTTTTTATTAAAGTTGTACAGTACTTCTTTTGAAATAACAGATTATTCTGTGTgagcaataacaaaaaagaaaaacatcagtaGGTTGGATATTATGGAAACCCCAAGTCATACAAATGGCACCCAGTGCTTTTATTTAGAGTAGCTGTGTAGTGTACCATACGTTAGTaccataataaaaatgaattaaaaacaacaacactgcaaaaaacataaaatgctgACTGGGTCCAGTATCATCACTGACAGAAAAAGTGGAGTGAACCTGTCGGATCTGTTtaagggtgtttgtgtgtacatcgGTTACCCCTTGACTTTCATCATTGTCATCTACAAGACCCTTAACCTGCATTATTCAAGTGACCGgtgtaaacaaaacataacaaaacaaaaagtaacacATGACAAATGAAGCTTGTGACTATTTTTCAGTTGCATTTTAACAGAGTCAGAGTTCAGGTACTTTACCTCGTACATATTTATTTCCATGACGGTCACTGATGTAGGAGGTTTTACTGTAACTgattaaaaacactgttgtgggttttcttattattttaccAACATTAACGGactggtttttaaaaaaatctccatGAATTCAACACTTATTTTCTGACTCATGTTGCTGTCTGAACACTTTTTTccatattttgaaatgtgtttgatAAGTTAGGAACTTTCTCCTTGGTCCccaaactgttatttattactGTAGCTCCATCCTTTCCATCATGTTTCCTATTCTCTGCTCTACTCCCCCTAAATAAAAAGCATGCCCCTAAATGTCAGAAGACTGAATAAGTGTCcgatatttttcttttctactaGAACTCTTTGGTTCTCATGGGGTTTTTCATTAAAGGTTCTGAAGAGAGAGATAAACATGCACCAAAGCTTTGTGCTTATTATAAGTCAGTTGGCAAAACTGACTTATAATAAAGTTGACAAAATTTCACTCAAATTAAAAAGCAACACACCACCACACAACAGTATTTGAAAATACTGTTGGGATTAATAGTAATCTCAAAAAGAATGAATGACAGTAAAGATGCAATTAGTGTGTAATTTGGGTCAAAGGTTAACAAAACTGTGCTAAATAGAAACATAGGAGAAAATCACCAGGTCTCTACAGTGACCTACAGGGTGGACTTTAAAGACCCGTTCTATATCTGTGCTGTCTGCTCTGTACTTACAGGGGCGTTATGAGCAAAACATTATTCCTGACATGGCAACAGACTAAAAATGAAGTGTAATGTTTACCATGCTATTAATGTTGTGTCACAATGACTCACATGAGGAATATGGGTTGCAATAGTCTAATCGGATATTTCAGTTTagtccactttttttttttcttcatgacCCCCCGCATCTGAACAAGGTTCCCTTTACCTGAATCAGCAAAATGGCCACCACCATGTCTATCTGTAGGAAGGGTTGGAGGCCTCTCCTTTCCTTCGTCAACCAATCGTAACGTCTAACAGCTTTAACAGCTTAAACAGCTCAGACTGAAGGGCAGACATCCAGAACTCGTGTCAAAAGGTCACTGGCAAACTTTGCTCTATCTcggtgagttttttttttatgactatAACCTCAAaccttttattactttttactactttttaccatttattttattgttcatcTTGTACAATATTTGCCTTATCTATCTGTCTATTTAGCCATCTTCTCATGTGACCGCAGTTTCATGGAGGCCCCATGAAACTGATTCAACTCCAACTGCTGAGGAGCATCACACGAACCTACGAAGTCCACCTCGAGTTACAAAGAGTGAGTCAAAATTCATGCTTTTCTGGCTGTTGTTTGATTGCACAGTCCCTCGTGACCGTAAGTGTCCCACTACACCACAGGTCAcgtgacagaaataaaataacttgtGTGAACGTGTGAACAGAAACTCACGTGAAATGTTCCAGTGTCATGATGACATCGGTATCTGCTGCTACCTCAGAGCTTGGTTTTGGTTAACATTTACAAGTCTACTGTTCCGAGTAATGCAACACGGTCACTGCAGCAGTTTCTGTCACTATGTGGTTTTAGCCAGAAGGGTTGTGGTTTAATTTTAGTGAAGATATTCCACCTAAAAATGGTTATAATGCAGTGGACATTTGCTTTGttagaaaatagttttaaatcCAGTTTGACCAACCAAGACTGTGCAAGGCTCTGAATGCTTTAGAGCGTTCACCATGTTCACCCTCCAGGTTTAGCACATTAGCATGCTGATATTTACTAGTTTGACCTAAACTCAAAAGTATAACTGAGGCTGATGAGGATGCTTTGTAGGAATTtagttataaataaaaacaccacaaataGAAATATCAACCTAGAAAGTGAAAAAATCCCCAAAgtgtttttgaatcttgaataatgTGTGTGCTAAAGTTCATGGAAATTTATGCAGTAATTGTTAAGTCACCaaaggttttttgttttcatttgtaccTGACACTTCCTAAAATGTTGATCAGAAAATTTAGTATTGCACTTCAGTAAAAGTGGGGGATAAGCATGAAGAGGATTTACTGAAGAGCTGCCAAAACTGACCCAGCAGAGGCAGAGATATCTTCACTTTGAGTGCAGAGTCTGGTTCCTACACTTCCCATAATGCAACCAATAGCGTCGTCCATGTTAAACCCTCCCTTGCGTAAGTGCCCACCTCTTCAAACTCTTCTCCTTTAAGCCCCCGATTATAAGACTTGTTAGAAATATATGGGTTCCaaactgagcacacacattttctcatgCTTGACAAAACCCCCCTCAGACCCACAGACATTAGCCCACACCTGTTCTCACAGGTTGAGTAGTCACTGCGCATAAATAAACTGACCTTTTCTGTGTTAAGTCAGTGGGAATCCCCTTTATATCTTTTGATcataatgttttgttaaacGACTCCAGCACACACGTTCTGCAGCAACATGCAGGAAACAAACTGAACCAACCGGGTTAACGCACAGCCTAACTAACGCCTTTGCTCAGATGTGGTTTTCAACAGTCTGTGCTGTCAGATGCTTTGCCAGCAGACTTGTTTTTACTTATACGCCTCTTATTGAGAAGCAGAAATCACCGGCAACCGTACCCGGCCGTGTTAGTCTCCTACTGCAGCCCACAGAGGAAAGTTGTCACATTCACATGCGTTTGAGATCATCCTGATATACATATcagctgttatttaaaaaaaaaaaaaaaaaaaaaaaaggtgctgcAGACAtcagggtgttttttttaaagctgtagtCACACTCATCCCAGTGTCATCGTGTAAGTTTAGTCTGGATACAGGTGTTTGTGACGCTGAGAACTGTTCTGACCAATATGTTTGATTTAAATAGTAAAGTATTTCTGCAGAACTCTACACAAGGTCAATGCAAGTCATTTGCCATGACTTCTGTTTGAAAACGTCTTTAGTTTTGCATAATATTACAGTAAGATCATTTAAGTGCAGTTTCCAGTAGAGCTCATCCAGGTCCAGAAGTTGATTGTAATACACGCTTTCCATTTCCACACTGTTACTGATTTTTATTGTAGATTTTACATTACAGTTCACAAACaacattagtttagttttacttaAAGTGTTTATTGGTATAAAACAACTTCTTTCTAAAGCTTAACCAAATCTTTCCCTGAGCAAACACTTCAGAAAATAAGTAAGACAGTAGGACATTAAACTCTCatttggataaaagcaaaaAGTGCTAAATATTTTCAATGGGCTTAAAGTGATTACAAATCCAATTAAGATAAGTCACTTGCTCccaaaatagaaacaaaatgttaacaCACCCTCACATATTATTGATATATTCCATTTAATTGACCATGTCACAGAAAATgattacatgttttacattaaaaggaaaagtatGCATCAAATTCATTATCTCTGAATAGTTGTTAGAAGATATATGCTGGTTTATAGTATATAATGAATATGTACTTGACTAATTAGTAAAGAGAGGAGAGTTAAGCAGGTATTAAAGCTAAACTGAGTATGTTTTAACTGTAAATATCTACTATATAGATTTAATAGTTCGATTTAACTGCTTTGCTTATATTGGTGGTTGATGCTGCTGAGTAGGCGACAATGTTTTTTAGGTTTAGTGGAGAAACAGACCTGTGTTCTCTCAATGTGTTTTGCTTTAGGATCGACTTTATATGTTTCATCAGCTACTTATTTAGCAAGAAATGACTGAGTTCGTGCTGAACTGTGAGGCTAAAGGTGATTAATtagttaaaacacattttaaatgaatttgttttggTCAAACAAAGGTCATGGGACTTAATATGAATTTCCTTTGTTCAATTGAAATCCAATCCAAACATTAATTACACAGTATGTATTCAAATTCAAAGACTAGTCTGTTCTAAAATAATTATCATACTATATATATTAAGATGTTTCTATTGTTATTATctattaatacattaattatttatattaatgttactAAAATCCAAGTTTCAAGCACCACCACCATGattgaattattttacaaaaatatggTTCATAttcttaatattatttaataataatatgagtAATAGTGATGATAATGTTATGTAATAACGTGtattaacatatatatttatatatatatgatatatcaATATCGAcatattatgattattataggtttttacttttatttttcctaaaGTGTAGCTTCCACAGCCCACTCCCTATAACCCTGTGAGGTCTACAATGGCTTTAATGAAAATTGTGTCATCTCTCAGATAAGGGCTCTTGCCAGCCAGTTTAGCCAGAGGACAGAAGAGCGGGCAGCCGCTGGCGATGTTCATCTCACTGATCGGCCTCTGGAACGACGTGGAGCTGACATCAGGGCGGAAAGCGTCAATAATGTGCTCTCTGTTGTTCTGATCTAGGAGCATTAGAGTCACCTGcggaaagaaaaggagaagaacagTTTGCTTGGTCCCTTATAATGTAGTGATTATGAATTAAGATGAGTGGAGGGATCACTAGAAATGTTCCCTACCTTCTGACTGAATGGCCATTTGAGCAGAGCATCACACTTGCCCCTCATGACAACGAAGAACAGTGACAGGTGTGTTCCTCGTCCAGTCCCATCGCCGTTTAAATACAGCCTCAGACACATTTTGTAGCCATATTTACTAGAGTAAAATGCTGcgaggagaaaaaggaagaacccagaatgaaaacagcttaaaaaaagATCATGCGTTAATAGTAGTGACATGCATCCTCCCTACAGAATGACAAGGGTGTAGTCTCATGAAATTCCCCTTGTCAACAGGCCAAAAGTCAGTTTAAATCAGACAAACCACATCTTAACTCATTCAACCTTTGAACTGGATTACGGGTGATTATGCCTCTCATCTTACCCGGTGAGAACATTGCAGGAGTTCGACCAGCCACGGCATCCTGTCTGCGACGTGAGAAGTCTGAGATTTTCCAGACAAATATCCCGTCGTAGGTGCAGAACTGGAGTTCTCGCACCAGCTGTTCCGTCTCAGACAGCTGCAAGTCTCTCATCGTCAACGTCCTCTCTAGCTGTCGTATTTTGTTAGACAGATTTTCAATCTTTTCTTGGTCTAAACGATGTTGGTGCGCAAAAGCCTCCAGTGTAACAGAACTGCGCTCCACTTCCCGGTTCAAGACGCACACGATGTTTTCTAACGCTGTCACCTgtcaaaaaaaacacaacaaagatgaGTAGGTAAACATTAAACACCCAAAGACAACAGTGGTGAACAAGCAGCATTGAATCTCTTCACACTTACCTTTTTATCCAGGTCCACCGATTGTTGGGGGGCTGCACATTCTTCTATGACTCCATCGGTAGGGCCCCTGTAGAGGCCCCAACCGGGCCCATCGTCCTGCCATTCCCCGGAACCAGAAGCCTCTGCACGTGTCCGAGTCATAGACAGCACCATGGGCAGCAGCAGACGCAAGTGCTCCATGGTGCTGTTGTGCTCATGTTCGCTGAGCTTCCCGTTCTCTATCTGAGGAACACAACAAAGCCTATTTAGCTGCTGCAAT encodes the following:
- the fbxw5 gene encoding F-box/WD repeat-containing protein 5 translates to MECSQVLPDSLVLEIFLRLPYDAVLRAGLTCKQWLAVSRDEFLWRELFYSYYRIPRSVPRHPAAVSWYREFKRLFDCIPCVEVQTLREHSDQVLHLAFSHRGHRFSSCSKDCTVKLWDTERPDGTISLVHTSSMRQFNWGYTQFSQFNADDSLLLVSGVYLGPHHSSSGEIAVISLENYSLLSRVRNKPYDVFGCWLNETHLISGNLHWIGNMTSCSVLWLNKAFQDIESENVNVVKRLFKIQNINASTIRTVMVAHCRRHDNPDLLLDYEAQSLAQRQKGQRHHQPLLFDLGTSGSEEEEEVEEEEEDQYQKEARYHGRPTARIPQPTISGLDHVIQSRKNVDSRELEIETQVAQMMGRAHTKAPDCSLIEPSESKEGEDKTYLLFTTGSLTYSPHQIGIKLIKPDQMTTSGPVLGEERSSDEFFDSLDHVIDIHGHIIGMGLSPDHRYLYVNSRAWPAGCVISDPMSPPPIAEEIDLHVIDLKNLREERRSLRAHRAFTPNDECFFIFLDVSRDFVASGAEDKHGYIWDRHYNICLARLAHDDVVNSVAFSPADQELLLSASDDSTIKVWRSPRMVRLAQAPARPSRPRNLLPSWLSRNKNSTSAGSVCGKL
- the traf2b gene encoding TNF receptor-associated factor 2, coding for MARISLDCPNSLPGIPLSVLSVPMENKYKCQQCLQVLRRPVQAQCGHRFCVHCFKQLTSSGPKPCEACRQEEIYEEPISILNSSEAFPDNAAGREIASLPARCLNQGCNWTGSIKEYEAQHEGRCEFEQIQCEACQNFILRTEKDRHNERECEARTLNCKYCKVTFNFKEIKAHDEICLKFPLQCKDCGKKKIPREKFNDHIRSCAKSKSACPFGEVGCKSVIENGKLSEHEHNSTMEHLRLLLPMVLSMTRTRAEASGSGEWQDDGPGWGLYRGPTDGVIEECAAPQQSVDLDKKVTALENIVCVLNREVERSSVTLEAFAHQHRLDQEKIENLSNKIRQLERTLTMRDLQLSETEQLVRELQFCTYDGIFVWKISDFSRRRQDAVAGRTPAMFSPAFYSSKYGYKMCLRLYLNGDGTGRGTHLSLFFVVMRGKCDALLKWPFSQKVTLMLLDQNNREHIIDAFRPDVSSTSFQRPISEMNIASGCPLFCPLAKLAGKSPYLRDDTIFIKAIVDLTGL